ccacgcgaacacgaggagaacatgcaaactccacatggaaatgctaagtaggggcttgaaccagccccttgctacttttcttttttttctaaaaacacaattaataaatgaatagtagtcaatcaatcaataaacactCTTGGTTATTCAAGATAAAATTTTAATGggaattgtaattgttttttgaCAGACCTTTTGTTATGATTGCTATTATCACAAACGCACATTATAATTTTTTCAAAACAAGTAAGGtttttatggcccgtttccacagAGTGCTACAGTACATTACAGGATGGTACGCTTTTAGggttgtttccactgtcaaaaggtaccaaaaagcaatCCAAACCTTTGCACTTTTTATGTACCCTTTCCAAAGCAcaaaaaagggtaccaaaaggcaaaaCAAGACGTgcaactgaacgctattggtttataAAGATACTGTACGTCACTAGTTTGTGCACAAGCTAgaagaatgtaaacaaaaaaaaaaacaccatttttGAAATCACAGCCGAGACattaaactgtaataatatatacatataataacaagccatggtcaacccgaactcaaacaaaccttgtcgtcgtcttgaaaTACAGCCACAAAACcaaaaataagatctgaatatgCCTGTGTAATGTTGTTATTTACGAGGCTGTCCAAAAAGCgcaagcggtttcactttctctagAGAGCTCGCGTGTGCATCTATTTTTGAAATAACAAaattcttgagctgatgataataacgtgcacgtgatcattgaagtgcttctgacacctGATCCTGTCAGAAACGGACAAACCatatttaactattatcatcacctttcgGACTATTATGAACTTATAATGACGGAATAACTTTCTAATCTAGAAGGTTAATGTTACATATGCCGGGGAAGAATAAAGTTGAGAGTTTTGTGCTGACTGTGTATGTTTCGTATTGTTTATGAATCCAATTAAGGCCTAAATGTaagttttggttattttttttaaattgtaattgtaatatttCAGAGACTGTAAGCGTAtgtgttaattttatataatcacagacattacagtaggctatttcgcattaTCATTGGTCTGCAGTTACAGtgtaatcaaatcctgttcatagaaaggttagtaatgaacatttatatatacataagcTTTCGTGTATATAAAGCATTTGTGTAGTAAGAAGTGCTTCTCTTATAACGTATATGAACTTGAAGTGAGAATGACATCGACTGCAACTTTTCGAACACCATGCcagacacaagcctgataaaggtgacccgtataCCGAatcgtaccatactgtaccattcAGTAGAAATGAGGCATTAATGTACATTAACAAAGATACTTTGTGATTTCGATGCATTTTGAGAACGGCACCAAAgccaataattataataaatatagttaggAGGTAATTTACTTAATAACAAAAGACAATACAAAATCATTGTTTGTTTGATGTAATAAAGTTACAGTATGGCAACTAATGTCcttattgtaatgcaataatgtgaactttttgtaaacaataatttctgtgaaaagggctatatgaATAAGCTTAAGTTGAATTGAATGTCACTGATCTCTACAAAAAACAATGAGGATCTTAAAGAGATCTGATTAAGAAGACCGAATATTTAATAAGAATAAGTGTGTGAGTATTCCTGTATCAGACACAAAGACTGGATGACCCTTAAACCAGTGTAAATAGCCGTGATTGAAGACAATGTGTGGGTTTGTCTAGATATATGTTCTGCTTCTCTTTGCACTGACAAAGGTCACGACACAATCATTCTCTGTCAACCTGGTGCCCTCTAACCCTCAtcctctgtgtgtgcgtgtggctttttttttcctttcagttATTCCTCATCACATGGAGACTCATTCAGACGTGTGCTGACAATGTCATTCTTGCtcagtctgaatgcagacacccTTCAGCAGTTCAGAGCAAACACAGCTGTGTTATGAAACAAGGTTAACGTGCAGGCGACCCTCGCGAATCCCAATAACACGCACGCCGATAGCTTGCTGAAATGACTTCCTGTGCAGCGATGCCCAAATAATCCAAGTGCCCAAATAAGCTCTGTAATTTTCCAGGAAATGAAATTGAATACTAAGTTGCCTGGTGACAGAGAGACTGATGCCTTTTTTCCAATTTGTTTTCCTTATTTCATCAGGTCTCTTTCACAGATCATTACGAACCAGATTGAATGTACTGTAGTTTTccttcagtccctttattcatcaggggccatcacagcagaatgaaccgccgatttattgagcatttgttttacacagcggatgcccttccaggtgcaacccagtactgggaaacatccatacacactcattcacacacatacacaatggccaatttggtttattcagttcacctatagtgcatgtctttggattgtgggggaaaccagaaacCCTTgagaacactgggagaacatgcaaactccacacagaaatgccaactagcccagctggCACTCAAACCAATGAACTTCTTgctggcaacagtgctaaccactgagccaccatgttgccctcaCACAAACATAATActtaaaataatttcttattgacccttttcttggctgctgcatggagggcgccagcGACCAGCGTCTACCGGTAGAGTGcctagaacttccgtttacagcgttttTAATAGGTAATTTACACTCCGCAAAGGGGTTTCTATAGCGTTTTTAttggattacggagtgttttttgTGGCAAACTTAGAAAGGTGTATGTTAAAGCCGCTgtaatctgtcagatgtggttcaagcgctagagaaaaacgttctcctagtttgcatgtctgccgtcagaaatacagtgtgtgtgtgtttccccggcttgtcagctgttagctcagcggctcttcagcacgcacgcacgcaatactttactgcattatagagaaaaccagagtactggcattaaacttaacaggtatgcaagtaatgcaatttacaaaaatgaccaataaaagtctgttattgagactatgctggctgatttgctgttcattctaatcacaagccgtttatgtttcatttaatgTGTCGTATTTACCACGTTTTGTGTTTtgctgtcattttaaaatgacactagcctatattttcactttgtcacagttattaaatcagtgtcagtgggacagtacaggctacgcgcgtgtgtcaaacattttggtgaactacattagtTTGGGTTGGTTATGTATTcgaaagaaagagaaactgttgactttagcgataacgaggcttcatttaaactgcagaagatgctgtctgacaacgaggggaaaatgcctcacagcagttgttttccatcccattagatcgcattttttaaaataatcagtccaggaggtggcgctgatcgacaacagtatcagttcaaagatgataaaagcaggtaaaatggattaaaactatcgtttcaaagctgtccaaatgtgactgtttatacgcatcagctgccgactggaaattcttagcattctccttgcgcatacacgcaaagcataccaggtaattttgcgttctaagaaaaaggtctatagagatagtcagaattattagcccccctgtttatttttttccccaatttctgtttaacatagagaattttttaacacatttctaaagataatagttttaataagttatttctaagaactgatttattctatctttgccatgatgacagtaaataatattttattcaatttttttttttttaagacacttctatacagtttaaggtgacatttaaaggcttaactaggcgttaactaggcaggttatgctaattaggcaagttattgtgtaacaatgATTTGCAGATTATCGAaaacaaaattagcttaaagggactaataattttgaccttaaaatggtgtttaaaaaatttaaaactgcttttattctagctgaaataaaacaaataagactttctccagaagaaaaaatattatcagacatgctatgaaaatttccttgctctgttaaacatcatttgggaaatattacatattacaaaagaaaaaaatgcaaagggggtgctaataattctgacttcaactgtatgtatgtatatttatacatatacatatacaaacacacacacacacacacataataataataatataatataatggctctttagaaaataatgcatttgccaaaaaaaaaaaaaaatattcagaaatggctttttactttaaaaaaaaaaagattcctaACCCCTGCTTTAGACCTTTAGATGCTTCATTCTAAACTAGTAGCAAACGTATACTAAATTCCACAAGACTTTCACTTTATTGTGTATTTGGTAGTGCGTATGCTTTTGTTATGTGTGTCTTGCATACATAAAGCTCAGCTGTCATAGCAAGCCTCTTCATCAGAAGGTGTGTTGATGCGATATGTGCTTGATACGGTTTTGATCCGGCTGAAGGCTCCCCTGGTATTTGTCTCTGCGTGCGCTTTGACTTGGAAAGGCTCCAGAGCAGGAGTTCATATTTAGATGGAGTAATCAGATCTATTTGGATGTTTTCTCTGGCAGTGAATGTATTCATATGTCTGATCTTCTGTGTACGCATGCTGCTTTCGCTGGTTTGAGATTAGTAGTGTTTGATTTTAACATCTGCAAAGAAACTTTATAGCTTTTATTAAAGCCGAAGGGACCAACTTTATATCTTTAAGGAATATCACTGCGATCTGTCTTTACTTAAAGGATGACTTACACCTTGTGTAGGTGTAGCTGTTTTCTTAAAACAGAGCCCTCCTTGGTCGTTATCAGAGGTTATATGTTAAAAGCTTGATCCAAGTGGCTTATCTGCCATTGGCTGCTCTATCCTTTCTGCTTTATATTGATTGTTGTGTGATAGATTGCATTGAGGTGTTGTAAAATAGATGCTTTAGATTTCCTGTAGCTGAGGTTCAAGATGGGATTTTATATTagtttccttttttttcataGCTTTAGGTATTTACTTAAGCTTTCCTGATGTGTGTGAGTGCATTCACTAGCAACATTTACTCTGTTTGCCTTAAAGTAAATATATTGGTAAATTGATCATATTATAGCTGGTTGTCACAGATTTACACCTGACTTCCCCTTTAGGGATTAGTACTGTCTACATGTCGTTATCTGTCTGTATCTTTCCTGGAAAAGTCAACATGTGTGATTGCCTTGCTCTATGCAGTAGTTTAATGGATGGGTAACCCCTCCTACATTGACCCGCTCCAAGCGGGATCTAACCAGCAGGTATTTGATCAGGCGCATTAACAAGAATGTCAAAGACCTCAGCATCTAGCATCTGTTGTCAGTGCACCCCTTGAGATCAAGGGACTGAGGTTTACATGCACAGCTGAGCTCGCCCTAGCTGGTGTTTGTTACACATGCAGTGTTGAAGGGTACTGCATGGTGGGGTCTTAGGAAATCTCAATCTTTTGCAGTTAATCAGTtctaaattaatacttttaatttcCATTTTTTTCCTACCAATTATTTTACCAAGCCTTGGTCAGCAACTAGTAGCAAAATACTAGTTCTTTTGACATCACTTTACCATATGTTGATAcagtttttgaaaatgtaaaacaccTGTTCCATAGGTTTTACAAACTCCATGGGAAAGCATAATATGTGAGGAAAGACTACAGAAGTGCAAGTTGGTCCGTTCATGTTGCTTTGAATAGAAGAAACAGGGTTTCccaattttctttagcttgaaggcgtagggctaaggggaagggctagataccccttgaaactgagatttttcagaacCACACTTAAAACCAAGTGTTAAGAATATTTCCTAGAATACACCAGCAACATTCTGTCAGtcgatgacacttgaataccctgtcagaaaagtctagttcctgggaatgacctttttacagtgtcttgtGTAATGGTAAtgttgtgtttacatagatgaatatggccacgatGTAAATGCACaatacagttacgatcttattgtcaTATTATATCgttatgaaacatgatatcgttgccttcagtgatttcctgaagataaataccaaaaaaaagaaagacactggaataactacagcagtcgtgattgtcgatctcatatgaagcaagagattgcggtGACAAATGATGACATGtccaggtgctgtagtgctgtcccatttcttaaggGTCAATTTTTAAGCCCTTCCCCTCTACACTCTGTGTATGTctgggaaggggtaggggtacaaaaatagaattgggattggacctaaGTTCCATCTTATAAGTTACTGGTGACCAACCTTGTTCCTGGGGATCTACCTGCCTTCAGaattcagttgcaacccatataaAAACACACGtctctgtaattatcaagtgctgttcaggtcctaattaattggttcaggtatgttttaatcagggttggagctgaactgtaCAGAAAGGTACATCTTCAGGGGCAGGATTGAGCACCCTTGTTATAAATAAGGTCTTCGCATCACTGCAGTAGTCACTAGAAGCTCAATCTGAAAgagtgttttaaaatgtggagTTCTGCATGTGCATATTAACTGGTTCACTATAAATAGTCACTGCTTGGATGTTGGAATAAAAAATCTGACAGTTCATGTGAAGTTTTTACATATTAACTTTTCAAGTAGTTTATTAATTTCAGGATTTTCACATACATCTAGATAGGACTTAAATCTTGTATACCCAAAATAGTTGCCTGAAGAGGCTTTCTTTGAAAGTGACTTTGATGTATGGGTTGATTTTGTAATGTGTATGTCCACTACACTAACCAGCCTTCTTTATGCTCTCTCTTTAGGATGGTTCAAAACAGAGACAGTCAAGGAAGAAGACCGTCTCATTCAGCTCCATGCCAAGTGATCGCAAGATGAACAGCACAGCTGCCTGTATGGCCTTCATGATGGAAGGCTGTGAGATGAAGAAAGTTCGTTCTAATTCTCGCATGTACAATCGTTACTTCCTGTTGGATCCTGACATGCGCTGGCTCCGCTGGGAACCATCAAAAAAAGACTCTGAGAAGGCCAAGCTTGAAATCAAGAGCATCAAAGAAGTTCGATTGGGAAAGAAAACACCTGTCCTACGCAGCAACGGACTCTCGGATCAGTTCCCAGAGGAGTGTGCATTCTCGATTATATATGGTGACAACTATGAATCCCTTGATCTGGTTGCAAGCACTGCAGATGTGGTTAGCACCTGGGTGATGGGACTGCGGTACCTGGTCTCATATGGGAGGCATATGGTGGGTGTAGCAGAACCTAGTCAACCTAGTGTACGAACGTCATGGATTGGGTCCGTGTTTGATCTAGCTGATCCAGAAAGGCAAGGACACATTGACCTATTCCGGGCCACCCAAATCATAAAGGGTCTCAATCCTGGCATGAGAGAGTCTCGCATCGAACTGAAGTTCAAAGAGCTACAAAAGGCCAAGGACTGCTATGGTGAAGGCATTGATTTAGACACATTTGTAGAGGCATACTGTGAACTGTGCACACGCTCCGAGATCTTTTTCCTGCTGGTGCAGTTTTCCAGCAACAAAGAATACCTGGACTCTAAAGACTTGATGATCTTTGTGGAGGTGGAGCAGGGAGTGGAGGGTGTCACAGAGGAAATGTGTCGGGAGATTGTGCATAAGTACGAACCCTCTGCTGAAGGACGTAATAATGGCTACTTGTCCATAGATGGCTTCACACACTACCTCCTGTCATCCGAGTGCCACATTTTTGACCCGCAGCACAAGCATGTTTGTCAGGACATGACGCAGCCCCTTTCACACTACTACATCAATTCTTCTCACAATGCCTCACTTTTAGAAGATCACTACTGGGGCTCTTCTGACCTCAGCAGCTATGTTCGAGCACTGCGAATGGGTTGTCGAAGCCTAGAGGTTGTAGTCTGGGATGGTCCTGACTGTGAGCCTGTGGTCTATGTTGGAAGCTCTGTTGCATCCCAGCTGGCCTTTTGTAAAATTCTTGATGTCATTAACCAGTATGCCTTTGAGAGTTCAGAGTATCCACTAATCCTCTGTCTTGTCACACATTGTAGTGTTCCCCAGCAGAGAGTCATGGCTCAACATCTGAAGAAGATTCTTGGAGACAAACTGCACATCGAGTCTCCCAATCTGGAGGACCACTATTTGCCCTCCCCTGATAAACTCAAGGGAAAGGTACTCATTAAAGGGAAGCGCTTGCCAACAGATTCACAAGACTCTGAAGGAGAGGTCACAGATGAAGAAGAAGGTTTTGAGATGTCCAGGAGAATGATGGGTGTAGATGATAAGGATCACCTTAACGGGATTGGCTGCAAACGATTACGACTCTGCAAGGAACTTTCTGACCTAGTCACCCTTTGCAAGTCCGTTCAGTTCCGTGACTTTGAGATGTCAAAACGCGAACAGAAGCATTGGGAGATTTGCTCCTTTAATGAGGTTGATGCCAACCGCTTTGCCAATGAGTTTCCAGAGGACTTTGTCTCTTACAATAAGCGGTTTCTGTCACGGGTGTACCCTACACCCATGCGCATTGATGCTAGCAACATGAATCCACAGGACTTCTGGAAGTGTGGTTGCCAAATTGTGGCTATGAATTACCAAACTCCAGGTTTGATGATGGATTTGAACCTTGGCTGGTTTAGGCAAAATGGCAACTGTGGCTATGTCCTGCGTCCTGCTATAATGCGTGAAGAGGTGTCCTATTTCAGTGCCAATGCTCGTGACTCGCTTCCTGGAGTCTCAGCACAGCTCCTTCACATTAAGGTGATCAGCGGTCAAAACCTACCAAAGCCTCGAGGCTCTGCTGCTAAAGGAGATGTGGTAGAGCCATACATCTATGTGGAGATCCATGGAATCCCTGCAGACTGCGCAGAACAACGCACAAAAACTGTCTCGCAGAATGGTGACAATCCAATATTTGATGAAAGCTTTGAGTTCCAGATCAACCTCCCTGAGCTAGCTGTTTTGCGGTTTGTTGTCCTTGATGATGACTACATTGGCGATGAATTTATTGGCCAGTACACGATTCCTTTTGAGTGCCTGCTTCCCGGTTACCGGCATGTACCACTGCAGTCACTTACAGGGGAGTTTTTGCCCAACACCACGCTGTTCGTTCACGTTGCTATTACAAACCGACGAGGTGGGGGCAAGGCCCATAAGAGGGGTCTCTCTGTGAGAAAGGGCAGAAAAGCAAGGGAATACACCTCTACAAAGACCACAGGGATCAAAGTGGTAGATGAGCTCTTCAGGGCGTCCACCCAGCCACTACGAGAAGCAACAGACCTACGGGAAAATGTACAGGTATGAACTTTGGTCTTTTTAGGGTTGGTGTGTTTAAAGGGGTGGTGTAATGCTATTTCATGCATTCAGAAATTATTTTACACTGTTAAGAGTTAAAGGACTATCATGTTTAAGCATTCCAGTGGGAACCTTAGTGTCAAAACATCATCAAGTTGACATTGACGTCTATTTAACATCCACACATTGGATTGATGCCCTTCTGATCACCACCATAATGACACAAAAAGTATTATAAAAtaagatataaaatataataagaagCTTTATTAATCTGAAATCTTAAATTCCAAATAAAGgagttaaaaacacacacaaaatatattacaggatattttagtgtttttttttttacactagatgtcaatttgatgctgttttgtcatcaaagTTGTCAATTGACATCAAAATCTATTTAATCTTTTGAATAGTTTGTTGACATTTTGACGTTTAgattttgaaaaattatttagACATAACACAGAGTTATCCTTTTCCAAAAATCTTACTTATGGTTCATAATCcgttttggaagaaaaaaaaaattggcttgGCTCTTGGTTACGTAACTAAGGTTTGAAATCCTATTAGGGGTACTTCTCCTGGAAAATTGTGTGTTACCAGGTTGATCATGGAAGTGTGTCTATCACGCACAACAGAGCTGCACAGGATTTTGCTGAGAATTAGTCCAAAATGTTTGTGTTTGGATGTGATGGAATGTCTTACaagtacataaaaacaaaatgcttttgaCTAAAAGATGAGAGCAGTATTACTCCATACGTACTTCATATGTACAATTTTGTCATCGATACTTAAGTCTTCAAGAAATTGCTGCATTAACATTGAGGATACATATAGCGAGTATAAATGATTTTCGTATTGATGCAAGAAATTGTTACATaagctcactgaagctaagcagtgctgagcctggtcagtacatgTATGGGAGACCATATGGGAAAACTAAATTGCTAAAGTGGTGTTAGCAAGGCCAGCAAGGAGCACTTAACCTGTGATCTGTGCGAGTCCtcatgccccagtaaagtgaaggtgAAACTATCCTGTCATTGAGCttcatctttcggatgagacgttaaaccaagatcctgactctctgtgttcattaaaaatcccatgacacttctcatagtcatctacgttcctactctcacctatggtcatgagctttggatacaagcggccaaaataatttcctttgcagggtggcagggcgcacccttataaatagggtgaggagctctgtcacccgggaggaccTCAGAGTAGAGTCattgctcctccacatcaagaaaagtcagctgaggtggctcgggcatctgtttcggatgcctcctgcatgcctacctagggaggtgttccaggcatgtcccaccatgAGAAGGCCTCgggaaagacccaggacatgctttagggactatgtctctctgctggcctgggaacgctttgggatccccccggaggagctggaggaagtgtctggggagaggaaagtctggggttttctcctaagactgctgtcgcctcgacccggccccggaaaaacgggtg
This portion of the Danio rerio strain Tuebingen ecotype United States chromosome 3, GRCz12tu, whole genome shotgun sequence genome encodes:
- the LOC141381166 gene encoding inactive phospholipase C-like protein 2 isoform X2, whose protein sequence is MDAISQSSKRTSNDLSHDGSKQRQSRKKTVSFSSMPSDRKMNSTAACMAFMMEGCEMKKVRSNSRMYNRYFLLDPDMRWLRWEPSKKDSEKAKLEIKSIKEVRLGKKTPVLRSNGLSDQFPEECAFSIIYGDNYESLDLVASTADVVSTWVMGLRYLVSYGRHMVGVAEPSQPSVRTSWIGSVFDLADPERQGHIDLFRATQIIKGLNPGMRESRIELKFKELQKAKDCYGEGIDLDTFVEAYCELCTRSEIFFLLVQFSSNKEYLDSKDLMIFVEVEQGVEGVTEEMCREIVHKYEPSAEGRNNGYLSIDGFTHYLLSSECHIFDPQHKHVCQDMTQPLSHYYINSSHNASLLEDHYWGSSDLSSYVRALRMGCRSLEVVVWDGPDCEPVVYVGSSVASQLAFCKILDVINQYAFESSEYPLILCLVTHCSVPQQRVMAQHLKKILGDKLHIESPNLEDHYLPSPDKLKGKVLIKGKRLPTDSQDSEGEVTDEEEGFEMSRRMMGVDDKDHLNGIGCKRLRLCKELSDLVTLCKSVQFRDFEMSKREQKHWEICSFNEVDANRFANEFPEDFVSYNKRFLSRVYPTPMRIDASNMNPQDFWKCGCQIVAMNYQTPGLMMDLNLGWFRQNGNCGYVLRPAIMREEVSYFSANARDSLPGVSAQLLHIKVISGQNLPKPRGSAAKGDVVEPYIYVEIHGIPADCAEQRTKTVSQNGDNPIFDESFEFQINLPELAVLRFVVLDDDYIGDEFIGQYTIPFECLLPGYRHVPLQSLTGEFLPNTTLFVHVAITNRRGGGKAHKRGLSVRKGRKAREYTSTKTTGIKVVDELFRASTQPLREATDLRENVQNAMVSFKELCGLTPAANMKQCILTVSSWLMNSERVLRVTVDLSEAYPTMEAHGPIPELLRKVLTAYDTMIQTSRTLIESADGVYSKLTQAQRAGLDFHEDLHRIGAREGLKGRKLQKAMESYAWNITVLKGQADLLKHAKGEAMDTLRQIHCAAHSCGLAKNGASTSPASPLLPPLHPRPLHTIHETESDSTTLH
- the LOC141381166 gene encoding inactive phospholipase C-like protein 2 isoform X1 translates to MAEPQASESVAGPLYELGATTPTRDTAAAAAAALTISDTYQTYLDVSAAGHPVYGAEGVYSNGRYREHSSPRVGTRNRDSSAERCTGTGNPPCGIMKDGSKQRQSRKKTVSFSSMPSDRKMNSTAACMAFMMEGCEMKKVRSNSRMYNRYFLLDPDMRWLRWEPSKKDSEKAKLEIKSIKEVRLGKKTPVLRSNGLSDQFPEECAFSIIYGDNYESLDLVASTADVVSTWVMGLRYLVSYGRHMVGVAEPSQPSVRTSWIGSVFDLADPERQGHIDLFRATQIIKGLNPGMRESRIELKFKELQKAKDCYGEGIDLDTFVEAYCELCTRSEIFFLLVQFSSNKEYLDSKDLMIFVEVEQGVEGVTEEMCREIVHKYEPSAEGRNNGYLSIDGFTHYLLSSECHIFDPQHKHVCQDMTQPLSHYYINSSHNASLLEDHYWGSSDLSSYVRALRMGCRSLEVVVWDGPDCEPVVYVGSSVASQLAFCKILDVINQYAFESSEYPLILCLVTHCSVPQQRVMAQHLKKILGDKLHIESPNLEDHYLPSPDKLKGKVLIKGKRLPTDSQDSEGEVTDEEEGFEMSRRMMGVDDKDHLNGIGCKRLRLCKELSDLVTLCKSVQFRDFEMSKREQKHWEICSFNEVDANRFANEFPEDFVSYNKRFLSRVYPTPMRIDASNMNPQDFWKCGCQIVAMNYQTPGLMMDLNLGWFRQNGNCGYVLRPAIMREEVSYFSANARDSLPGVSAQLLHIKVISGQNLPKPRGSAAKGDVVEPYIYVEIHGIPADCAEQRTKTVSQNGDNPIFDESFEFQINLPELAVLRFVVLDDDYIGDEFIGQYTIPFECLLPGYRHVPLQSLTGEFLPNTTLFVHVAITNRRGGGKAHKRGLSVRKGRKAREYTSTKTTGIKVVDELFRASTQPLREATDLRENVQNAMVSFKELCGLTPAANMKQCILTVSSWLMNSERVLRVTVDLSEAYPTMEAHGPIPELLRKVLTAYDTMIQTSRTLIESADGVYSKLTQAQRAGLDFHEDLHRIGAREGLKGRKLQKAMESYAWNITVLKGQADLLKHAKGEAMDTLRQIHCAAHSCGLAKNGASTSPASPLLPPLHPRPLHTIHETESDSTTLH
- the LOC141381166 gene encoding inactive phospholipase C-like protein 2 isoform X3, translated to MPSDRKMNSTAACMAFMMEGCEMKKVRSNSRMYNRYFLLDPDMRWLRWEPSKKDSEKAKLEIKSIKEVRLGKKTPVLRSNGLSDQFPEECAFSIIYGDNYESLDLVASTADVVSTWVMGLRYLVSYGRHMVGVAEPSQPSVRTSWIGSVFDLADPERQGHIDLFRATQIIKGLNPGMRESRIELKFKELQKAKDCYGEGIDLDTFVEAYCELCTRSEIFFLLVQFSSNKEYLDSKDLMIFVEVEQGVEGVTEEMCREIVHKYEPSAEGRNNGYLSIDGFTHYLLSSECHIFDPQHKHVCQDMTQPLSHYYINSSHNASLLEDHYWGSSDLSSYVRALRMGCRSLEVVVWDGPDCEPVVYVGSSVASQLAFCKILDVINQYAFESSEYPLILCLVTHCSVPQQRVMAQHLKKILGDKLHIESPNLEDHYLPSPDKLKGKVLIKGKRLPTDSQDSEGEVTDEEEGFEMSRRMMGVDDKDHLNGIGCKRLRLCKELSDLVTLCKSVQFRDFEMSKREQKHWEICSFNEVDANRFANEFPEDFVSYNKRFLSRVYPTPMRIDASNMNPQDFWKCGCQIVAMNYQTPGLMMDLNLGWFRQNGNCGYVLRPAIMREEVSYFSANARDSLPGVSAQLLHIKVISGQNLPKPRGSAAKGDVVEPYIYVEIHGIPADCAEQRTKTVSQNGDNPIFDESFEFQINLPELAVLRFVVLDDDYIGDEFIGQYTIPFECLLPGYRHVPLQSLTGEFLPNTTLFVHVAITNRRGGGKAHKRGLSVRKGRKAREYTSTKTTGIKVVDELFRASTQPLREATDLRENVQNAMVSFKELCGLTPAANMKQCILTVSSWLMNSERVLRVTVDLSEAYPTMEAHGPIPELLRKVLTAYDTMIQTSRTLIESADGVYSKLTQAQRAGLDFHEDLHRIGAREGLKGRKLQKAMESYAWNITVLKGQADLLKHAKGEAMDTLRQIHCAAHSCGLAKNGASTSPASPLLPPLHPRPLHTIHETESDSTTLH